In Drosophila santomea strain STO CAGO 1482 chromosome 2L, Prin_Dsan_1.1, whole genome shotgun sequence, a single window of DNA contains:
- the LOC120446864 gene encoding potassium voltage-gated channel protein Shaw isoform X1, producing MTYIPKKMQHYAHAAMNLINMDSENRVVLNVGGIRHETYKATLKKIPATRLSRLTEALANYDPILNEYFFDRHPGVFAQVLNYYRTGKLHYPTDVCGPLFEEELEFWGLDSNQVEPCCWMTYTQHRDTQETLAVLDRLDLDTEKPSEEELARKFGFEEDYYKGTISWWQEMKPRIWSLFDEPYSSNAAKTIGVVSVFFICISILSFCLKTHPDMRVPIVRNITVKTANGSNGWFLDKTQTNAHIAFFYIECVCNAWFTFEILVRFISSPNKWEFIKSSVNIIDYIATLSFYIDLVLQRFASHLENADILEFFSIIRIMRLFKLTRHSSGLKILIQTFRASAKELTLLVFFLVLGIVIFASLVYYAERIQPNPHNDFNSIPLGLWWALVTMTTVGYGDMAPKTYIGMFVGALCALAGVLTIALPVPVIVSNFAMYYSHTQARAKLPKKRRRVLPVEQPRQPRLPGAPGGVSGCGTPGSGPHSGPMGSGGTGPRRMNNKTKDLVSPKSVAQLFAGPLGASIVAMSPRTMLDLNPALAMGKPTFQPRIPTPLAATPPPPASSAGGLTASGIGASGATGATSAPQPAAPPPSIAVSTTASVGKDLGISTTTTTAQETSKKAFL from the exons ATGACTTATATACCTAAAAAAATGCAACACTATGCGCATGCAGCCATGAATCTGATCAACATGGACTCGGAGAACCGGGTGGTGCTCAATGTGGGTGGCATTCGGCATGAAACGTACAAGGCCACACTGAAAAAGATTCCGGCTACGCGATTATCGCGACTGACAGAGGCCCTGGCCAACTATGATCCGATACTGAATGAGTACTTCTTTGATCGGCATCCGGGCGTCTTCGCACAAGTGCTCAACTATTACag AACTGGAAAGCTGCATTATCCCACGGATGTGTGCGGACCGCTGTTTGAGGAGGAATTGGAGTTCTGGGGCCTAGACTCGAACCAAGTGGAGCCCTGCTGTTGGATGACCTACACACAG CATCGCGACACCCAGGAAACCCTAGCCGTACTCGATCGTCTAGATCTGGATACGGAAAAACCGTCCGAGGAGGAACTGGCACGCAAATTTGGCTTCGAGGAGGACTACTACAAAGGCACCATATCCTGGTGGCAGGAAATGAAGCCGCGCATTTGGTCCTTGTTCGATGAGCCCTACAGTTCCAATGCAGCCAAG ACTATTGGCGTGGTTTCGGTGTTCTTCATCTGCATTTCGATCCTGTCGTTCTGCCTGAAGACCCATCCCGACATGCGGGTGCCCATCGTCCGGAATATTACAGTGAAAACTGCGAATGGAAGTAATGGCTGGTTTCTGGACAAAACGCAGACCAATGCGCACATAGCCTTCTTCTATATCGAATGCGTGTGCAATGCCTGGTTTACCTTTGAAATATTG GTGCGCTTTATCTCATCGCCGAACAAGTGGGAATTCATCAAGTCATCTGTTAACATCATAGACTACATAGCGACGCTTAGTTTTTATATCGATCTAGTGCTTCAGCGGTTCGCATCGCACCTGGAGAACGCTGACATCCTCGAGTTCTTCTCGATCATCCGCATCATGCGTCTGTTCAAGCTGACGCGTCACTCGTCCGGACTGAAGATCCTGATCCAGACGTTCCGTGCCTCGGCCAAGGAGCTAACCCTGCTGGTGTTCTTCCTCGTCCTGGGCATCGTGATCTTTGCCAGCCTCGTCTACTATGCAGAACGCATCCAGCCGAATCCCCACAACGATTTCAACAGCATACCGCTGGGCCTGTGGTGGGCCCTGGTCACCATGACCACCGTCGGCTACGGTGACATGGCCCCCAAAACCTACATCGGCATGTTCGTGGGCGCCCTCTGCGCCCTAGCCGGCGTACTAACCATCGCACTGCCAGTGCCCGTCATCGTCAGCAACTTCGCCATGTACTACTCGCACACGCAGGCCAGGGCCAAACTGCCAAAGAAGCGGAGACGAGTGCTTCCCGTCGAGCAGCCGCGGCAGCCCAGACTGCCAG GCGCACCTGGAGGTGTCAGTGGCTGTGGCACCCCGGGCTCGGGTCCCCACTCCGGTCCCATGGGATCCGGCGGAACTGGACCACGTCGCATGAACAATAAAACCAAGGACCTGGTCAGCCCCAAGTCAG ttgcTCAACTTTTCGCAGGTCCGCTGGGCGCAAGCATTGTGGCCATGAGTCCCAGGACAATGTTGGATCTCAATCCTGCCCTGGCGATGGGCAAGCCTACGTTTCAGCCCCGTATACCCACCCCCCTGGCAGCCACACCCCCTCCCCCGGCCAGTTCAGCTGGGGGGCTGACGGCATCCGGAATTGGAGCTAGTGGAGCCACTGGAGCCACTAGTGCACCACAACCAGCGGCACCACCACCCAGCATTGCGGTGTCCACCACCGCGAGTGTGGGCAAGGATCTGGGCATCtcgaccaccaccaccacggcCCAGGAGACCAGCAAGAAGGCGTTCCTCTAA
- the LOC120446864 gene encoding potassium voltage-gated channel protein Shaw isoform X2, giving the protein MNLINMDSENRVVLNVGGIRHETYKATLKKIPATRLSRLTEALANYDPILNEYFFDRHPGVFAQVLNYYRTGKLHYPTDVCGPLFEEELEFWGLDSNQVEPCCWMTYTQHRDTQETLAVLDRLDLDTEKPSEEELARKFGFEEDYYKGTISWWQEMKPRIWSLFDEPYSSNAAKTIGVVSVFFICISILSFCLKTHPDMRVPIVRNITVKTANGSNGWFLDKTQTNAHIAFFYIECVCNAWFTFEILVRFISSPNKWEFIKSSVNIIDYIATLSFYIDLVLQRFASHLENADILEFFSIIRIMRLFKLTRHSSGLKILIQTFRASAKELTLLVFFLVLGIVIFASLVYYAERIQPNPHNDFNSIPLGLWWALVTMTTVGYGDMAPKTYIGMFVGALCALAGVLTIALPVPVIVSNFAMYYSHTQARAKLPKKRRRVLPVEQPRQPRLPGAPGGVSGCGTPGSGPHSGPMGSGGTGPRRMNNKTKDLVSPKSVAQLFAGPLGASIVAMSPRTMLDLNPALAMGKPTFQPRIPTPLAATPPPPASSAGGLTASGIGASGATGATSAPQPAAPPPSIAVSTTASVGKDLGISTTTTTAQETSKKAFL; this is encoded by the exons ATGAATCTGATCAACATGGACTCGGAGAACCGGGTGGTGCTCAATGTGGGTGGCATTCGGCATGAAACGTACAAGGCCACACTGAAAAAGATTCCGGCTACGCGATTATCGCGACTGACAGAGGCCCTGGCCAACTATGATCCGATACTGAATGAGTACTTCTTTGATCGGCATCCGGGCGTCTTCGCACAAGTGCTCAACTATTACag AACTGGAAAGCTGCATTATCCCACGGATGTGTGCGGACCGCTGTTTGAGGAGGAATTGGAGTTCTGGGGCCTAGACTCGAACCAAGTGGAGCCCTGCTGTTGGATGACCTACACACAG CATCGCGACACCCAGGAAACCCTAGCCGTACTCGATCGTCTAGATCTGGATACGGAAAAACCGTCCGAGGAGGAACTGGCACGCAAATTTGGCTTCGAGGAGGACTACTACAAAGGCACCATATCCTGGTGGCAGGAAATGAAGCCGCGCATTTGGTCCTTGTTCGATGAGCCCTACAGTTCCAATGCAGCCAAG ACTATTGGCGTGGTTTCGGTGTTCTTCATCTGCATTTCGATCCTGTCGTTCTGCCTGAAGACCCATCCCGACATGCGGGTGCCCATCGTCCGGAATATTACAGTGAAAACTGCGAATGGAAGTAATGGCTGGTTTCTGGACAAAACGCAGACCAATGCGCACATAGCCTTCTTCTATATCGAATGCGTGTGCAATGCCTGGTTTACCTTTGAAATATTG GTGCGCTTTATCTCATCGCCGAACAAGTGGGAATTCATCAAGTCATCTGTTAACATCATAGACTACATAGCGACGCTTAGTTTTTATATCGATCTAGTGCTTCAGCGGTTCGCATCGCACCTGGAGAACGCTGACATCCTCGAGTTCTTCTCGATCATCCGCATCATGCGTCTGTTCAAGCTGACGCGTCACTCGTCCGGACTGAAGATCCTGATCCAGACGTTCCGTGCCTCGGCCAAGGAGCTAACCCTGCTGGTGTTCTTCCTCGTCCTGGGCATCGTGATCTTTGCCAGCCTCGTCTACTATGCAGAACGCATCCAGCCGAATCCCCACAACGATTTCAACAGCATACCGCTGGGCCTGTGGTGGGCCCTGGTCACCATGACCACCGTCGGCTACGGTGACATGGCCCCCAAAACCTACATCGGCATGTTCGTGGGCGCCCTCTGCGCCCTAGCCGGCGTACTAACCATCGCACTGCCAGTGCCCGTCATCGTCAGCAACTTCGCCATGTACTACTCGCACACGCAGGCCAGGGCCAAACTGCCAAAGAAGCGGAGACGAGTGCTTCCCGTCGAGCAGCCGCGGCAGCCCAGACTGCCAG GCGCACCTGGAGGTGTCAGTGGCTGTGGCACCCCGGGCTCGGGTCCCCACTCCGGTCCCATGGGATCCGGCGGAACTGGACCACGTCGCATGAACAATAAAACCAAGGACCTGGTCAGCCCCAAGTCAG ttgcTCAACTTTTCGCAGGTCCGCTGGGCGCAAGCATTGTGGCCATGAGTCCCAGGACAATGTTGGATCTCAATCCTGCCCTGGCGATGGGCAAGCCTACGTTTCAGCCCCGTATACCCACCCCCCTGGCAGCCACACCCCCTCCCCCGGCCAGTTCAGCTGGGGGGCTGACGGCATCCGGAATTGGAGCTAGTGGAGCCACTGGAGCCACTAGTGCACCACAACCAGCGGCACCACCACCCAGCATTGCGGTGTCCACCACCGCGAGTGTGGGCAAGGATCTGGGCATCtcgaccaccaccaccacggcCCAGGAGACCAGCAAGAAGGCGTTCCTCTAA
- the LOC120446864 gene encoding potassium voltage-gated channel protein Shaw isoform X3, with amino-acid sequence MNLINMDSENRVVLNVGGIRHETYKATLKKIPATRLSRLTEALANYDPILNEYFFDRHPGVFAQVLNYYRTGKLHYPTDVCGPLFEEELEFWGLDSNQVEPCCWMTYTQHRDTQETLAVLDRLDLDTEKPSEEELARKFGFEEDYYKGTISWWQEMKPRIWSLFDEPYSSNAAKTIGVVSVFFICISILSFCLKTHPDMRVPIVRNITVKTANGSNGWFLDKTQTNAHIAFFYIECVCNAWFTFEILVRFISSPNKWEFIKSSVNIIDYIATLSFYIDLVLQRFASHLENADILEFFSIIRIMRLFKLTRHSSGLKILIQTFRASAKELTLLVFFLVLGIVIFASLVYYAERIQPNPHNDFNSIPLGLWWALVTMTTVGYGDMAPKTYIGMFVGALCALAGVLTIALPVPVIVSNFAMYYSHTQARAKLPKKRRRVLPVEQPRQPRLPGAPGGVSGCGTPGSGPHSGPMGSGGTGPRRMNNKTKDLVSPKSGPLGASIVAMSPRTMLDLNPALAMGKPTFQPRIPTPLAATPPPPASSAGGLTASGIGASGATGATSAPQPAAPPPSIAVSTTASVGKDLGISTTTTTAQETSKKAFL; translated from the exons ATGAATCTGATCAACATGGACTCGGAGAACCGGGTGGTGCTCAATGTGGGTGGCATTCGGCATGAAACGTACAAGGCCACACTGAAAAAGATTCCGGCTACGCGATTATCGCGACTGACAGAGGCCCTGGCCAACTATGATCCGATACTGAATGAGTACTTCTTTGATCGGCATCCGGGCGTCTTCGCACAAGTGCTCAACTATTACag AACTGGAAAGCTGCATTATCCCACGGATGTGTGCGGACCGCTGTTTGAGGAGGAATTGGAGTTCTGGGGCCTAGACTCGAACCAAGTGGAGCCCTGCTGTTGGATGACCTACACACAG CATCGCGACACCCAGGAAACCCTAGCCGTACTCGATCGTCTAGATCTGGATACGGAAAAACCGTCCGAGGAGGAACTGGCACGCAAATTTGGCTTCGAGGAGGACTACTACAAAGGCACCATATCCTGGTGGCAGGAAATGAAGCCGCGCATTTGGTCCTTGTTCGATGAGCCCTACAGTTCCAATGCAGCCAAG ACTATTGGCGTGGTTTCGGTGTTCTTCATCTGCATTTCGATCCTGTCGTTCTGCCTGAAGACCCATCCCGACATGCGGGTGCCCATCGTCCGGAATATTACAGTGAAAACTGCGAATGGAAGTAATGGCTGGTTTCTGGACAAAACGCAGACCAATGCGCACATAGCCTTCTTCTATATCGAATGCGTGTGCAATGCCTGGTTTACCTTTGAAATATTG GTGCGCTTTATCTCATCGCCGAACAAGTGGGAATTCATCAAGTCATCTGTTAACATCATAGACTACATAGCGACGCTTAGTTTTTATATCGATCTAGTGCTTCAGCGGTTCGCATCGCACCTGGAGAACGCTGACATCCTCGAGTTCTTCTCGATCATCCGCATCATGCGTCTGTTCAAGCTGACGCGTCACTCGTCCGGACTGAAGATCCTGATCCAGACGTTCCGTGCCTCGGCCAAGGAGCTAACCCTGCTGGTGTTCTTCCTCGTCCTGGGCATCGTGATCTTTGCCAGCCTCGTCTACTATGCAGAACGCATCCAGCCGAATCCCCACAACGATTTCAACAGCATACCGCTGGGCCTGTGGTGGGCCCTGGTCACCATGACCACCGTCGGCTACGGTGACATGGCCCCCAAAACCTACATCGGCATGTTCGTGGGCGCCCTCTGCGCCCTAGCCGGCGTACTAACCATCGCACTGCCAGTGCCCGTCATCGTCAGCAACTTCGCCATGTACTACTCGCACACGCAGGCCAGGGCCAAACTGCCAAAGAAGCGGAGACGAGTGCTTCCCGTCGAGCAGCCGCGGCAGCCCAGACTGCCAG GCGCACCTGGAGGTGTCAGTGGCTGTGGCACCCCGGGCTCGGGTCCCCACTCCGGTCCCATGGGATCCGGCGGAACTGGACCACGTCGCATGAACAATAAAACCAAGGACCTGGTCAGCCCCAAGTCAG GTCCGCTGGGCGCAAGCATTGTGGCCATGAGTCCCAGGACAATGTTGGATCTCAATCCTGCCCTGGCGATGGGCAAGCCTACGTTTCAGCCCCGTATACCCACCCCCCTGGCAGCCACACCCCCTCCCCCGGCCAGTTCAGCTGGGGGGCTGACGGCATCCGGAATTGGAGCTAGTGGAGCCACTGGAGCCACTAGTGCACCACAACCAGCGGCACCACCACCCAGCATTGCGGTGTCCACCACCGCGAGTGTGGGCAAGGATCTGGGCATCtcgaccaccaccaccacggcCCAGGAGACCAGCAAGAAGGCGTTCCTCTAA
- the LOC120446864 gene encoding potassium voltage-gated channel protein Shaw isoform X5, with translation MNLINMDSENRVVLNVGGIRHETYKATLKKIPATRLSRLTEALANYDPILNEYFFDRHPGVFAQVLNYYRTGKLHYPTDVCGPLFEEELEFWGLDSNQVEPCCWMTYTQHRDTQETLAVLDRLDLDTEKPSEEELARKFGFEEDYYKGTISWWQEMKPRIWSLFDEPYSSNAAKTIGVVSVFFICISILSFCLKTHPDMRVPIVRNITVKTANGSNGWFLDKTQTNAHIAFFYIECVCNAWFTFEILVRFISSPNKWEFIKSSVNIIDYIATLSFYIDLVLQRFASHLENADILEFFSIIRIMRLFKLTRHSSGLKILIQTFRASAKELTLLVFFLVLGIVIFASLVYYAERIQPNPHNDFNSIPLGLWWALVTMTTVGYGDMAPKTYIGMFVGALCALAGVLTIALPVPVIVSNFAMYYSHTQARAKLPKKRRRVLPVEQPRQPRLPGAPGGVSGCGTPGSGPHSGPMGSGGTGPRRMNNKTKDLVSPKSDMAFSFD, from the exons ATGAATCTGATCAACATGGACTCGGAGAACCGGGTGGTGCTCAATGTGGGTGGCATTCGGCATGAAACGTACAAGGCCACACTGAAAAAGATTCCGGCTACGCGATTATCGCGACTGACAGAGGCCCTGGCCAACTATGATCCGATACTGAATGAGTACTTCTTTGATCGGCATCCGGGCGTCTTCGCACAAGTGCTCAACTATTACag AACTGGAAAGCTGCATTATCCCACGGATGTGTGCGGACCGCTGTTTGAGGAGGAATTGGAGTTCTGGGGCCTAGACTCGAACCAAGTGGAGCCCTGCTGTTGGATGACCTACACACAG CATCGCGACACCCAGGAAACCCTAGCCGTACTCGATCGTCTAGATCTGGATACGGAAAAACCGTCCGAGGAGGAACTGGCACGCAAATTTGGCTTCGAGGAGGACTACTACAAAGGCACCATATCCTGGTGGCAGGAAATGAAGCCGCGCATTTGGTCCTTGTTCGATGAGCCCTACAGTTCCAATGCAGCCAAG ACTATTGGCGTGGTTTCGGTGTTCTTCATCTGCATTTCGATCCTGTCGTTCTGCCTGAAGACCCATCCCGACATGCGGGTGCCCATCGTCCGGAATATTACAGTGAAAACTGCGAATGGAAGTAATGGCTGGTTTCTGGACAAAACGCAGACCAATGCGCACATAGCCTTCTTCTATATCGAATGCGTGTGCAATGCCTGGTTTACCTTTGAAATATTG GTGCGCTTTATCTCATCGCCGAACAAGTGGGAATTCATCAAGTCATCTGTTAACATCATAGACTACATAGCGACGCTTAGTTTTTATATCGATCTAGTGCTTCAGCGGTTCGCATCGCACCTGGAGAACGCTGACATCCTCGAGTTCTTCTCGATCATCCGCATCATGCGTCTGTTCAAGCTGACGCGTCACTCGTCCGGACTGAAGATCCTGATCCAGACGTTCCGTGCCTCGGCCAAGGAGCTAACCCTGCTGGTGTTCTTCCTCGTCCTGGGCATCGTGATCTTTGCCAGCCTCGTCTACTATGCAGAACGCATCCAGCCGAATCCCCACAACGATTTCAACAGCATACCGCTGGGCCTGTGGTGGGCCCTGGTCACCATGACCACCGTCGGCTACGGTGACATGGCCCCCAAAACCTACATCGGCATGTTCGTGGGCGCCCTCTGCGCCCTAGCCGGCGTACTAACCATCGCACTGCCAGTGCCCGTCATCGTCAGCAACTTCGCCATGTACTACTCGCACACGCAGGCCAGGGCCAAACTGCCAAAGAAGCGGAGACGAGTGCTTCCCGTCGAGCAGCCGCGGCAGCCCAGACTGCCAG GCGCACCTGGAGGTGTCAGTGGCTGTGGCACCCCGGGCTCGGGTCCCCACTCCGGTCCCATGGGATCCGGCGGAACTGGACCACGTCGCATGAACAATAAAACCAAGGACCTGGTCAGCCCCAAGTCAG ATATGGCCTTCAGTTTCGACTAA
- the LOC120446864 gene encoding potassium voltage-gated channel protein Shaw isoform X4: MNLINMDSENRVVLNVGGIRHETYKATLKKIPATRLSRLTEALANYDPILNEYFFDRHPGVFAQVLNYYRTGKLHYPTDVCGPLFEEELEFWGLDSNQVEPCCWMTYTQHRDTQETLAVLDRLDLDTEKPSEEELARKFGFEEDYYKGTISWWQEMKPRIWSLFDEPYSSNAAKTIGVVSVFFICISILSFCLKTHPDMRVPIVRNITVKTANGSNGWFLDKTQTNAHIAFFYIECVCNAWFTFEILVRFISSPNKWEFIKSSVNIIDYIATLSFYIDLVLQRFASHLENADILEFFSIIRIMRLFKLTRHSSGLKILIQTFRASAKELTLLVFFLVLGIVIFASLVYYAERIQPNPHNDFNSIPLGLWWALVTMTTVGYGDMAPKTYIGMFVGALCALAGVLTIALPVPVIVSNFAMYYSHTQARAKLPKKRRRVLPVEQPRQPRLPGAPGGVSGCGTPGSGPHSGPMGSGGTGPRRMNNKTKDLVSPKSDEYTTMIGKPRDGKKSRLL; the protein is encoded by the exons ATGAATCTGATCAACATGGACTCGGAGAACCGGGTGGTGCTCAATGTGGGTGGCATTCGGCATGAAACGTACAAGGCCACACTGAAAAAGATTCCGGCTACGCGATTATCGCGACTGACAGAGGCCCTGGCCAACTATGATCCGATACTGAATGAGTACTTCTTTGATCGGCATCCGGGCGTCTTCGCACAAGTGCTCAACTATTACag AACTGGAAAGCTGCATTATCCCACGGATGTGTGCGGACCGCTGTTTGAGGAGGAATTGGAGTTCTGGGGCCTAGACTCGAACCAAGTGGAGCCCTGCTGTTGGATGACCTACACACAG CATCGCGACACCCAGGAAACCCTAGCCGTACTCGATCGTCTAGATCTGGATACGGAAAAACCGTCCGAGGAGGAACTGGCACGCAAATTTGGCTTCGAGGAGGACTACTACAAAGGCACCATATCCTGGTGGCAGGAAATGAAGCCGCGCATTTGGTCCTTGTTCGATGAGCCCTACAGTTCCAATGCAGCCAAG ACTATTGGCGTGGTTTCGGTGTTCTTCATCTGCATTTCGATCCTGTCGTTCTGCCTGAAGACCCATCCCGACATGCGGGTGCCCATCGTCCGGAATATTACAGTGAAAACTGCGAATGGAAGTAATGGCTGGTTTCTGGACAAAACGCAGACCAATGCGCACATAGCCTTCTTCTATATCGAATGCGTGTGCAATGCCTGGTTTACCTTTGAAATATTG GTGCGCTTTATCTCATCGCCGAACAAGTGGGAATTCATCAAGTCATCTGTTAACATCATAGACTACATAGCGACGCTTAGTTTTTATATCGATCTAGTGCTTCAGCGGTTCGCATCGCACCTGGAGAACGCTGACATCCTCGAGTTCTTCTCGATCATCCGCATCATGCGTCTGTTCAAGCTGACGCGTCACTCGTCCGGACTGAAGATCCTGATCCAGACGTTCCGTGCCTCGGCCAAGGAGCTAACCCTGCTGGTGTTCTTCCTCGTCCTGGGCATCGTGATCTTTGCCAGCCTCGTCTACTATGCAGAACGCATCCAGCCGAATCCCCACAACGATTTCAACAGCATACCGCTGGGCCTGTGGTGGGCCCTGGTCACCATGACCACCGTCGGCTACGGTGACATGGCCCCCAAAACCTACATCGGCATGTTCGTGGGCGCCCTCTGCGCCCTAGCCGGCGTACTAACCATCGCACTGCCAGTGCCCGTCATCGTCAGCAACTTCGCCATGTACTACTCGCACACGCAGGCCAGGGCCAAACTGCCAAAGAAGCGGAGACGAGTGCTTCCCGTCGAGCAGCCGCGGCAGCCCAGACTGCCAG GCGCACCTGGAGGTGTCAGTGGCTGTGGCACCCCGGGCTCGGGTCCCCACTCCGGTCCCATGGGATCCGGCGGAACTGGACCACGTCGCATGAACAATAAAACCAAGGACCTGGTCAGCCCCAAGTCAG ATGAATATACAACAATGATTGGCAAACCGCGAGATGGCAAAAAGAGCAGGCTGCTCTAA